The nucleotide window agcaTAAAATTTGTCCATTCCAACATATTAGACAAAACATAAAAGTATTGATATCAAAACTTCAGATGGAAAACAAATTGAGACTTTATATCTAGAGGTGTTCAGCCACCATTCTGTAAGTGTAAGATccacacacatttgtaaatgaACTAAATATGACACTGAGGTGTTGCTGGTTTAGACATAAAAATTCACTTAAAAATCTGCATTTGAAATGTAGCTGTGAGTGCataaatgtgtgtatttgtgtgagtgtgtgtgtgtgtgtgtgtgtgtgtgtgtgtgtgtaaccatacGGTGGAAAATTTCATACTATAACCTAATTCTATCCAAGTTCAGTCATGTGTCTCCTGGTCAAAGACAACAATGAGTTCTCAACATCTGCTCCAGCAGAATCTTTCCTCAACTTCAATTTATCCATTCACTTCATTATCTGAAATCATGGCCTCTGAAGAGTGTAGGCTCCCTCTCTggtgctctgctctcctctccttcaCATAAATTCTTTCCCTGCCTGTTTTTCATAGAGTTCCATCCATCTGCCATTAAGATCTTTGAGACTACATCAAATTTTCCCCCAGTAGGAAGGATTTGGGGGATTTAAACAATGAAAGTACAAGTAACTTTGTAAGAAGTAAAATTGTGTTCACACACAAAAGCACCCACTGCTTTTCCTAGTTTCACATTCTAAATGTCAAGATTGCACATGACTCAACGGCTTTGCTTTTTCCTGGGTCTTCTTGGAGAGAGGGTATCAGTGTTCCGTGGAAGTCAGATAATCCCAATGCAAAGCCTTCTTTCAGATATTGAACCTCATGCTGAAGAACTTTATATGGAATAATTTCCAGTTGGACATTTTTCCTCTGGGAAATGTGTAGCAAGAAGCAGCAGGGTCAGGAGACTGATTAAATCGCTAAATTTGCATGTGGAATTAAAAGTCCATCAAAGAATGAGGGTTTTTGAGATATGTTAAAAACAATTGAGGGGCCCGGTGTGATGGCATACGCTTttatcccagtactggggagacaggcaggcagatctctgaggtccaggccagcctggtctacagtgtgagttccaggacagccagagctacacagagaaattctgtctaaaaacctccaaaaccaaaaaccaaccaaccaaacaaaaacaatgaaaagagggCTGTATGAGcccttaaatgctgagccatctcatcagtcccaagacaaaaaaaaaacccaaacaaacaaacaaaaatccaataaaACAACTCAGATTTCCATGATGAAccataaaagttttttaaaatttgttttattttttatttttaaatcaatgcaAGAACATGGTGGGAAACTCTCTTCAGAGATCTCTAAACCAGGCTATTATCTGTGACCAGTCATTTCTCCGAAAGTCTGCCGTGTTGACCTGACCCTTTGCCTTTCTCATAGCACTTTAATTGTTTCAATGCCCTCAAAGAAGCGTGCTTCAGCTGACTGTTTGCTAGAATTAGGATAAATGAGTGACAGCAAGGATACATGCATGCAATTGTCAAACCTATAATTAACATCAATTTATTTTGTGATATGTAAAAGCTTAACATTTCTATAAAAACACCTATGAAATGCGATATAAACAggataagaaaagaaattaaaactttgATGGCTTTCACATGAACTCCTGTGTTAAGGTTATTGAGTCCCAACACATTCAGCTTCATCTGCCTGTTGTGTCTCCAAAGTGAAATAATTAATAGGAAGTATATAATGATTGTcatcataaagaagaaaaagattccCAGGTTGAGAAGAATATGGTTTATAATGAACTCACTTTTAAGGAAGTGAAACTCCCACGATGTATTTCTGTGTTGCAATTTATCATTAACCATCTTCATTATTTGTGGAAAAGAAATTGACCATGATATAAACAAGCATCCCAGAAGAAGGGTAAACATTGTATTGATTCTTCTCTTCAAGCAGAGAAAGGTGTAGTGAGAAAAGTTTGCTATCTTCAGCAGATAGAAGAGGTTGAGGCTGGTGGCAAACCAGGTACTTATGTGACTGAAAATTGTCCACAGATAAGCAACACCTGTAATGTGGGCATCAGAGGCAACCATATGTggagaaagtaattttaaatatcCATCAGAGATGAGTACACCTATGACACAGATTCTTGAAATAGCCAAGCCAGCAAGAATAAAGCCAATCTTGGAGCACTTCTTCTGCCTGACCTGGTCAATGCAGGTCTCATGCAAGATAAACCCATTCCCTAGAACTCCCAGCAATGACTCACTTGTTGCAAAACAAAGGAGGATGCCTTCCACTACAGTCAGCATCTCTATAGGCCCCCAGGGATGCTCCTGTTCCAACTATTTTAGATTTTTTCTTTGACCTGCTGCAGAATGTTGCTTTTAAGAGCTATTTGACAGACAAGTgatgtttttcttccttaaagaCTTCAGAGTGGCTCAAGAATGCCTTGTAGTGGAATCAGAAATGTCTTTATGAATTTCCCTCCTGTTCTCTAAAACAGTCTGTCTACAGAATGTGTGCAGACTAATGTCTGCTTGTAGTGTGCAAATAAGCAAATTAAAGTTTCTGTTTCATGG belongs to Onychomys torridus chromosome 3, mOncTor1.1, whole genome shotgun sequence and includes:
- the LOC118580312 gene encoding taste receptor type 2 member 106-like, which codes for MLTVVEGILLCFATSESLLGVLGNGFILHETCIDQVRQKKCSKIGFILAGLAISRICVIGVLISDGYLKLLSPHMVASDAHITGVAYLWTIFSHISTWFATSLNLFYLLKIANFSHYTFLCLKRRINTMFTLLLGCLFISWSISFPQIMKMVNDKLQHRNTSWEFHFLKSEFIINHILLNLGIFFFFMMTIIIYFLLIISLWRHNRQMKLNVLGLNNLNTGVHVKAIKVLISFLILFISHFIGVFIEMLSFYISQNKLMLIIGLTIACMYPCCHSFILILANSQLKHASLRALKQLKCYEKGKGSGQHGRLSEK